In the Juglans microcarpa x Juglans regia isolate MS1-56 chromosome 6D, Jm3101_v1.0, whole genome shotgun sequence genome, one interval contains:
- the LOC121234041 gene encoding protein NRT1/ PTR FAMILY 7.3-like isoform X1 → MACLELCKENMQVEFKEGQEACTLDGSVDWHGRSAIRGKSGGWFAGIIILLNQGLATLAFFGVGVNLVLFLTRVLQQNNADAANNVSKWTGTVYIFSLVGAFLSDSYWGRYKTCAIFQVIFVAGLVSLSLSSYLFLVRPRGCGDGETLCSTPSNLEIGLFYISIYLVALGNGGYQPNICTFGADQFDEENPKEGHSKVAFFSYFYLALNLGSLFSNTILGYFEDGGMWVLGFWASAGSAFAALVLFLVGTPRYRHFKPSGNPLSRFCQVIVAAVKKWGVEMPPSAEGLYEVDGKQSSTNGCRRILHTHGFKFLDRAAFISSRDFEDRNQGVQNPWRLCAITQVEEVKCILRLLPIWLCTILYSVVFTQMASLFVEQGAAMKTTISNFRIPPASMSSFDIISVAVFIFLYRRVLDPLVSRIKKSDSNGLTELQRMGIGLIIAVMAMVSAGILECYRLKYARKDCRHCEGSSSLSIFWQIPQYAFIGASEVFMYVGQLEFFNAQTPDGLKSFGSALCMASISLGNYVSSLLVTMVMKISTEDHMPGWIPGNLNKGHLDRFYFLLAALTTIDLVIYIGCAKWYKSIKLEGRYEEKYEAEDFRV, encoded by the exons ATGGCTTGCTTAGAGTTGTGTAAGGAG aatATGCAGGTTGAATTCAAAGAAGGGCAAGAAGCATGCACTCTGGATGGAAGTGTTGATTGGCATGGCCGCTCAGCAATCAGGGGAAAATCTGGAGGGTGGTTTGCTGGGATTATCATACTTC TGAACCAAGGTCTAGCTACCCTAGCATTTTTTGGAGTAGGAGTGAACCTGGTATTGTTCTTGACAAGGGTCTTACAGCAAAACAATGCTGATGCTGCTAACAACGTGAGCAAATGGACTGGAACAGTTTACATCTTCTCTCTGGTTGGCGCTTTCCTTAGTGATTCCTACTGGGGGAGATACAAAACCTGTGCCATATTTCAGGTCATCTTTGTCGCG GGTTTGGTATCACTATCACTATCGTCATATCTATTCTTGGTCAGACCTAGAGGTTGTGGGGATGGAGAAACTCTATGTAGTACACCTTCAAACCTGGAGATTGGATTATTTTACATATCTATCTACCTTGTTGCCCTGGGAAATGGAGGGTATCAACCTAATATTTGTACGTTTGGGGCTGATCAATTTGATGAGGAAAACCCCAAGGAAGGGCACTCAAAGGTAGCCTTTTTTAGCTACTTCTACCTGGCTTTAAACCTTGGTTCCCTCTTCTCAAATACCATACTGGGGTACTTTGAGGATGGAGGGATGTGGGTTTTAGGATTTTGGGCGTCTGCCGGCTCTGCCTTTGCAGCATTAGTCTTGTTTCTTGTTGGGACCCCAAGGTACAGACACTTCAAGCCAAGTGGCAACCCTCTCTCCAGGTTTTGCCAGGTCATAGTTGCTGCAGTGAAGAAGTGGGGGGTCGAGATGCCACCAAGTGCAGAGGGCTTGTATGAAGTGGATGGAAAACAGTCTTCCACTAATGGTTGTAGAAGGATACTCCACACCCATGGCTTCAA GTTCTTGGATAGGGCAGCATTTATCTCATCGAGGGACTTTGAGGACCGGAACCAGGGTGTTCAGAATCCCTGGCGGCTCTGCGCAATCACCCAAGTGGAAGAAGTTAAATGCATTCTAAGACTACTCCCAATTTGGCTCTGCACTATACTCTACTCTGTAGTCTTCACACAAATGGCCTCTCTCTTTGTGGAGCAAGGTGCTGCCATGAAAACTACCATCTCAAACTTCCGAATCCCACCTGCAAGCATGTCTAGCTTTGACATAATCAGCGTGGCAGTTTTTATCTTCCTTTACCGGCGAGTTCTTGACCCACTTGTCAGTAGAATTAAGAAATCAGATTCCAATGGACTCACTGAGCTTCAGAGAATGGGCATTGGCCTTATTATAGCAGTGATGGCAATGGTTTCAGCCGGGATACTGGAATGCTATAGGCTGAAGTATGCAAGAAAAGACTGCAGACACTGTGAAGGCTCAAGCTCCTTGAgtatcttttggcaaattcctcAGTATGCCTTTATAGGAGCTTCTGAAGTTTTCATGTATGTGGGACAACTGGAGTTCTTTAATGCACAGACACCAGATGGGTTAAAGAGCTTTGGAAGTGCACTTTGCATGGCATCTATCTCTCTTGGGAATTATGTGAGTAGCTTGCTTGTGACTATGGTTATGAAGATCTCAACTGAGGATCACATGCCAGGATGGATCCCAGGAAACCTCAACAAAGGTCACCTGGACAGGTTTTACTTCCTGTTAGCCGCCTTGACAACAATAGATTTGGTTATCTATATTGGTTGTGCTAAGTGGTACAAGTCCATCAAGTTGGAAGGAAGATATGAAGAGAAATATGAGGCAGAAGACTTCAGAGTATGA
- the LOC121235468 gene encoding uncharacterized protein LOC121235468, with product MRASTVSGDNELLKRSNMRHPVLNADSESGLGLFGSPNSSPLVFSANFSLSPTNTPIPTFSLHLKPQFGHFSLRKSTFSDPVSDKISGPFSDGGDKVNYGSYSNSGVNLGSESHSNGEFGSGFVSEGSSVWQELKLEPFGGKDGVTNPSSLENGGVHSNGGIGFVPERQLAWKISRKDRFLSGVGVMAKTSFPVTKRLMVNMRWGVNFPADGGKGLPYLTVNKIGIERVEQVKQVKQVVNGGESNEGDSELLKVMCFWMRRDLKALEKENREMKLSLEEMRTRGSVKNIRWESDGLGKNVSPPPGQSSSEFEQWRSRNSGREDNGRRESKETSREFEQRKSKKSGGEENGQRESNKTNRVSDLESELQRAIKAASS from the exons ATGAGGGCTTCGACAGTTTCTGGAGACAATGAACTATTAAAAAGATCCAATATGCGTCATCCCGTACTGAATGCGGACTCCGAG TCTGGCCTTGGCCTCTTTGGCTCCCCCAACAGCTCCCCCCTCGTCTTCTCTGCCAATTTCTCCCTCTCCCCGACAAACACTCCCATCCCTACTTTCTCTCTCCACCTAAAGCCCCAATTCGGCCATTTTTCCCTCAGAAAATCAACTTTTTCTGACCCTGTTTCTGATAAAATTTCTGGGCCTTTCTCCGATGGTGGGGATAAAGTTAATTATGGGTCTTACTCCAACAGTGGGGTCAATTTGGGTTCCGAGTCACATTCAAATGGTGAGTTCGGAAGTGGGTTTGTGTCAGAGGGGTCATCTGTTTGGCAGGAGCTGAAATTGGAGCCTTTTGGTGGCAAAGATGGAGTTACAAACCCGAGTTCTTTGGAGAATGGCGGTGTTCATTCCAATGGTGGAATTGGGTTTGTACCGGAGAGGCAATTGGCTTGGAAGATTAGTCGGAAAGATAGATTTTTGTCTGGAGTTGGTGTTATGGCAAAGACGTCATTTCCAGTGACCAAAAGGTTAATGGTGAATATGCGGTGGGGTGTCAATTTTCCGGCTGATGGGGGAAAGGGATTGCCATATTTGACGGTGAATAAGATTGGTATAGAAAGGGTTGAACAGGTGAAGCAGGTGAAGCAGGTGGTGAACGGTGGTGAGAGTAATGAGGGTGATTCGGAACTGTTGAAGGTAATGTGTTTCTGGATGAGAAGGGATTTGAAGGCTTTGGAGAAGGAAAATAGAGAGATGAAGCTGAGTTTGGAGGAGATGAGAACCAGGGGTTCTGTGAAAAATATTCGTTGGGAGAGTGATGGTTTAGGGAAGAACGTTTCACCGCCTCCCGGTCAAAGTTCTAGCGAGTTTGAGCAGTGGAGGAGCAGGAATAGTGGCAGAGAAGACAATGGGCGTAGAGAATCGAAGGAGACTTCTAGGGAGTTTGAGCAGCGGAAGAGCAAGAAGAGTGGCGGAGAAGAGAATGGGCAAAGGGAATCAAATAAGACCAATCGGGTGAGCGATTTAGAATCTGAATTGCAGAGAGCTATCAAGGCGGCTTCTTCGTAA
- the LOC121234041 gene encoding protein NRT1/ PTR FAMILY 7.3-like isoform X2, which yields MACLELCKEVEFKEGQEACTLDGSVDWHGRSAIRGKSGGWFAGIIILLNQGLATLAFFGVGVNLVLFLTRVLQQNNADAANNVSKWTGTVYIFSLVGAFLSDSYWGRYKTCAIFQVIFVAGLVSLSLSSYLFLVRPRGCGDGETLCSTPSNLEIGLFYISIYLVALGNGGYQPNICTFGADQFDEENPKEGHSKVAFFSYFYLALNLGSLFSNTILGYFEDGGMWVLGFWASAGSAFAALVLFLVGTPRYRHFKPSGNPLSRFCQVIVAAVKKWGVEMPPSAEGLYEVDGKQSSTNGCRRILHTHGFKFLDRAAFISSRDFEDRNQGVQNPWRLCAITQVEEVKCILRLLPIWLCTILYSVVFTQMASLFVEQGAAMKTTISNFRIPPASMSSFDIISVAVFIFLYRRVLDPLVSRIKKSDSNGLTELQRMGIGLIIAVMAMVSAGILECYRLKYARKDCRHCEGSSSLSIFWQIPQYAFIGASEVFMYVGQLEFFNAQTPDGLKSFGSALCMASISLGNYVSSLLVTMVMKISTEDHMPGWIPGNLNKGHLDRFYFLLAALTTIDLVIYIGCAKWYKSIKLEGRYEEKYEAEDFRV from the exons ATGGCTTGCTTAGAGTTGTGTAAGGAG GTTGAATTCAAAGAAGGGCAAGAAGCATGCACTCTGGATGGAAGTGTTGATTGGCATGGCCGCTCAGCAATCAGGGGAAAATCTGGAGGGTGGTTTGCTGGGATTATCATACTTC TGAACCAAGGTCTAGCTACCCTAGCATTTTTTGGAGTAGGAGTGAACCTGGTATTGTTCTTGACAAGGGTCTTACAGCAAAACAATGCTGATGCTGCTAACAACGTGAGCAAATGGACTGGAACAGTTTACATCTTCTCTCTGGTTGGCGCTTTCCTTAGTGATTCCTACTGGGGGAGATACAAAACCTGTGCCATATTTCAGGTCATCTTTGTCGCG GGTTTGGTATCACTATCACTATCGTCATATCTATTCTTGGTCAGACCTAGAGGTTGTGGGGATGGAGAAACTCTATGTAGTACACCTTCAAACCTGGAGATTGGATTATTTTACATATCTATCTACCTTGTTGCCCTGGGAAATGGAGGGTATCAACCTAATATTTGTACGTTTGGGGCTGATCAATTTGATGAGGAAAACCCCAAGGAAGGGCACTCAAAGGTAGCCTTTTTTAGCTACTTCTACCTGGCTTTAAACCTTGGTTCCCTCTTCTCAAATACCATACTGGGGTACTTTGAGGATGGAGGGATGTGGGTTTTAGGATTTTGGGCGTCTGCCGGCTCTGCCTTTGCAGCATTAGTCTTGTTTCTTGTTGGGACCCCAAGGTACAGACACTTCAAGCCAAGTGGCAACCCTCTCTCCAGGTTTTGCCAGGTCATAGTTGCTGCAGTGAAGAAGTGGGGGGTCGAGATGCCACCAAGTGCAGAGGGCTTGTATGAAGTGGATGGAAAACAGTCTTCCACTAATGGTTGTAGAAGGATACTCCACACCCATGGCTTCAA GTTCTTGGATAGGGCAGCATTTATCTCATCGAGGGACTTTGAGGACCGGAACCAGGGTGTTCAGAATCCCTGGCGGCTCTGCGCAATCACCCAAGTGGAAGAAGTTAAATGCATTCTAAGACTACTCCCAATTTGGCTCTGCACTATACTCTACTCTGTAGTCTTCACACAAATGGCCTCTCTCTTTGTGGAGCAAGGTGCTGCCATGAAAACTACCATCTCAAACTTCCGAATCCCACCTGCAAGCATGTCTAGCTTTGACATAATCAGCGTGGCAGTTTTTATCTTCCTTTACCGGCGAGTTCTTGACCCACTTGTCAGTAGAATTAAGAAATCAGATTCCAATGGACTCACTGAGCTTCAGAGAATGGGCATTGGCCTTATTATAGCAGTGATGGCAATGGTTTCAGCCGGGATACTGGAATGCTATAGGCTGAAGTATGCAAGAAAAGACTGCAGACACTGTGAAGGCTCAAGCTCCTTGAgtatcttttggcaaattcctcAGTATGCCTTTATAGGAGCTTCTGAAGTTTTCATGTATGTGGGACAACTGGAGTTCTTTAATGCACAGACACCAGATGGGTTAAAGAGCTTTGGAAGTGCACTTTGCATGGCATCTATCTCTCTTGGGAATTATGTGAGTAGCTTGCTTGTGACTATGGTTATGAAGATCTCAACTGAGGATCACATGCCAGGATGGATCCCAGGAAACCTCAACAAAGGTCACCTGGACAGGTTTTACTTCCTGTTAGCCGCCTTGACAACAATAGATTTGGTTATCTATATTGGTTGTGCTAAGTGGTACAAGTCCATCAAGTTGGAAGGAAGATATGAAGAGAAATATGAGGCAGAAGACTTCAGAGTATGA